One Glutamicibacter halophytocola DNA segment encodes these proteins:
- a CDS encoding sulfurtransferase, with protein MNPLISAQELKALLPGECVLLDVRWVLGRDDGAQEYALGHLPGAVFVDMERELSGAVGEHTGRHPLPLPADFEAAARRWGINPQSHVVVYDDSGALAAARAWWLLRHAGIEQVQVLDGGLEAWRQAAGPISTQAPEVSPGTVSLSWGRMPVVDFDELESLDGVLIDSRATVRYLGITEPVDPVAGHIPGALNRPTTDNLDEQARFYGPEALRAAFEKLGAQQPGSTAYCGSGITAAHQVLAAASAGIELGLYPGSWSEYCSYPQAPIATSDEKHRH; from the coding sequence ATGAACCCGTTGATTTCCGCCCAAGAGCTGAAGGCCCTGCTTCCTGGCGAGTGCGTCCTGCTTGATGTCCGGTGGGTGCTCGGACGGGATGACGGCGCGCAAGAGTATGCGCTCGGGCATCTTCCCGGTGCGGTGTTTGTCGATATGGAGCGGGAGCTGTCGGGCGCGGTGGGCGAACATACCGGGCGGCACCCGCTGCCATTGCCTGCGGACTTCGAGGCGGCCGCCCGGCGCTGGGGGATCAACCCGCAGAGCCATGTGGTGGTGTACGACGATTCCGGCGCGCTGGCCGCGGCCCGGGCCTGGTGGCTGCTGCGCCATGCGGGGATCGAGCAGGTGCAGGTGCTCGACGGGGGACTGGAGGCTTGGAGGCAGGCTGCGGGGCCGATCTCCACGCAAGCCCCCGAGGTGAGCCCCGGTACGGTGTCGCTGTCCTGGGGGCGGATGCCGGTGGTGGACTTCGACGAGCTGGAATCCCTGGACGGGGTCTTGATCGATTCACGGGCCACCGTGCGGTATCTGGGGATCACCGAGCCGGTGGATCCGGTAGCCGGCCATATTCCCGGTGCGCTGAACCGCCCGACCACCGATAACCTCGATGAGCAGGCCCGTTTCTACGGCCCGGAAGCCTTGCGGGCCGCCTTTGAAAAGCTGGGGGCGCAGCAGCCCGGATCGACCGCCTACTGCGGCTCCGGGATTACCGCGGCCCACCAGGTGCTGGCCGCTGCCAGCGCCGGGATCGAACTCGGACTGTATCCAGGCAGCTGGTCCGAGTACTGCTCCTACCCGCAGGCGCCGATCGCCACCAGCGACGAAAAGCACCGCCACTAG
- a CDS encoding HIT family protein: MSTLFSKIIQGQIPGRFVWQDETCVAFLSIGPLSDGHALVVPREEVDEFTDASEQLLTHLTLVAQKIGQTQKRVFGAQRAGLMIAGFEVPHLHVHVWPTNSLADFDLSNAAENPDPQAMDNNAQKLRDGLVADGHGEFVPGA, translated from the coding sequence ATGAGCACGCTGTTCAGCAAGATTATCCAGGGGCAGATCCCCGGCCGGTTCGTGTGGCAGGACGAAACCTGCGTGGCGTTCCTGTCCATCGGCCCGCTCTCCGATGGCCACGCCCTGGTGGTGCCGCGTGAGGAGGTCGACGAGTTCACCGATGCCTCCGAGCAGCTGCTCACGCACCTGACCCTGGTGGCGCAGAAGATCGGGCAGACCCAGAAGCGGGTTTTCGGCGCGCAGCGTGCCGGGCTGATGATCGCCGGCTTCGAGGTTCCGCACCTGCATGTGCATGTGTGGCCGACCAATTCGCTGGCGGATTTCGACCTGTCCAATGCGGCCGAGAACCCGGATCCGCAGGCGATGGACAATAATGCGCAGAAGCTGCGCGACGGGCTGGTCGCCGACGGCCACGGCGAGTTCGTGCCCGGGGCCTGA
- the hrpA gene encoding ATP-dependent RNA helicase HrpA, translating into MALSITYPEALPVSSRRADILKAVRENQVVVIAGETGSGKTTQLPKMLIELGLAEQGMIGHTQPRRLAARTVAERIAEEMGTQIGDEVGFHVRFTGEVSRNTKLKVMTDGILLAEIQRDRLLKKYSAIIIDEAHERSLNIDFLLGYLKQIMPRRPELKIIITSATIDPERFAAHFGTPLPSGEIEPAPIIEVSGRTFPVELRYRPLQAEAELDAENADENSLEEERDPLDAVTDAVKELSREAPGDILIFFSGEREIRDAAEALRALVASNKRMPRYEVLPLFARLSLAEQHRVFHPGGAPRIILATNVAETSLTVPGIKYVIDTGTARISRYSHRTKVQRLPIERVSQASANQRSGRCGRVSEGIAIRLYSEPDYQARPEFTDPEILRTNLASVILQMISMGVVSSATEVAQFPFVQPPEARAITDGVNLLRELGALESTKAAKLTDIGRKLAQLPLDVRLGRMIVESADRGVAKELMVLAAGLSIQDPRERPSEETGQRERAVQMHKRFADEKSDFIALLNLWAYLQEQQKQLSSSAFRRLCKSEFINYLRVREWQDLFTQLRQLAKPLGITVAAAPIDPAGNEDQVHKSLLAGLLGHIGLYDERKRDYLGARGTRFAIFPGSGLFKKSPTWVMSAELVETSRLWARVNAAIAPEWVEEVAPHLLKRTHSEPHWSKRTGSVMGYEKVTLFGLPIIPRRQFHYWRVDPLLARELFIRHALVEGDWRTHHKFFAKNQALLEEVEELETRMRRHDLRISDDDLFAFYDARVGAQVYSERHFDRWWKKARATDPALLDFDPEALLADGGELDETLFPTTWQLGSIHLPLSYEYNPAAAGSEGDGVSLSVPVVFLNQLDPARFAWLIPGLRHELITALIRSMPKSIRKNFVPAPDVAAKALEMLNTDFDPSADDLAESLALVLRRLRGMVVDPAVFDFATLPPHLRFGFTITDASGKVLGQGDDLAALQYKFAAANRTALASGVNSPGAGKPGKPGKPVAAASQRKKPQASAATGAWDQKALETWPQLESSGQTLGDTLPAKVTTTVMGQQITAYPGLDDNGSTVDLTVFRSEAERDAAHRSGVIRLLMLRLPPAAKFVISHLNNAEKLVFTQNPHGSIDKLIADCTMAAVDQLVPESLPMNRAGFEALFEAVRAEQIDTIFTITAIVAKVFGASTRINKDLKSTKSLAMFAAVTDIRSQLEQLIYPGFIAATGAANLMRLPRYVAGVEKRLEKLRAGAVTRDSQALVIIQKLEDEYDNALEKVPQGARVPALLAQVKWMLEEMRISLFAQELGTAYSVSEKRIRKAMKDGLAQL; encoded by the coding sequence ATGGCGCTTAGCATTACGTATCCCGAAGCCCTCCCGGTCTCATCCCGTCGCGCAGACATCCTCAAGGCAGTGCGCGAGAACCAGGTAGTAGTCATTGCCGGCGAAACCGGTTCGGGCAAAACCACCCAGCTGCCCAAAATGCTCATCGAGCTCGGCCTGGCCGAGCAGGGCATGATCGGGCACACCCAGCCCCGGCGCCTCGCCGCGCGCACCGTCGCCGAGCGCATTGCCGAGGAAATGGGCACGCAGATCGGTGACGAAGTCGGCTTCCACGTGCGCTTCACCGGCGAGGTATCGCGCAATACCAAGCTGAAGGTCATGACCGACGGCATCCTGCTGGCCGAAATCCAGCGCGACCGCCTGCTGAAAAAATATTCGGCAATCATCATCGACGAGGCCCACGAGCGCAGCCTGAATATCGACTTCCTGCTCGGATACCTCAAGCAGATCATGCCCCGGCGCCCCGAGCTGAAGATCATCATCACTTCGGCCACCATCGACCCGGAACGATTTGCCGCGCACTTCGGGACGCCGCTGCCATCGGGCGAGATTGAACCGGCCCCGATCATCGAGGTCTCCGGGCGCACCTTCCCGGTAGAACTGCGCTACCGGCCACTGCAGGCCGAAGCCGAGCTGGACGCCGAGAACGCCGACGAGAATTCCCTGGAAGAAGAGCGCGACCCGCTCGATGCGGTCACCGACGCGGTCAAGGAGCTGTCCCGCGAAGCCCCGGGCGACATCCTGATCTTCTTCTCCGGGGAACGCGAAATCCGCGACGCCGCCGAGGCCCTGCGCGCCCTGGTCGCCTCCAATAAGCGCATGCCGCGCTACGAGGTGCTGCCGCTGTTCGCCCGGCTGTCGCTGGCCGAGCAGCACCGGGTCTTCCACCCGGGCGGCGCCCCGCGCATCATCCTGGCCACCAACGTGGCCGAAACCTCGCTGACCGTGCCGGGCATCAAGTACGTGATCGATACCGGCACCGCCCGCATCTCGCGCTACTCGCACCGCACCAAGGTGCAGCGGTTGCCGATCGAGCGTGTTTCGCAGGCCAGCGCCAACCAGCGATCGGGGCGTTGCGGCCGTGTCTCCGAGGGCATCGCGATCCGCCTGTACTCCGAGCCCGACTACCAGGCGCGCCCCGAATTCACCGACCCGGAAATCCTGCGCACCAACCTGGCCAGCGTGATCCTGCAGATGATCTCCATGGGCGTGGTCTCCTCCGCCACCGAGGTGGCCCAGTTCCCCTTTGTGCAGCCGCCCGAAGCCCGCGCCATCACCGATGGCGTGAACCTCCTGCGCGAGCTCGGCGCCCTGGAATCCACCAAGGCCGCCAAGCTCACCGATATCGGGCGCAAGCTGGCCCAGTTGCCGCTGGATGTGCGCCTGGGCCGAATGATCGTGGAGTCCGCGGATCGCGGCGTCGCCAAGGAGCTCATGGTGCTGGCCGCCGGGCTAAGCATCCAGGACCCGCGCGAGCGCCCCAGCGAGGAGACCGGGCAGCGCGAGCGCGCGGTTCAAATGCACAAGCGCTTCGCCGACGAGAAGTCCGATTTCATCGCGCTGCTGAACCTGTGGGCCTACCTGCAGGAACAGCAAAAGCAGCTGTCCTCCTCGGCCTTCCGCAGGTTGTGCAAGTCCGAATTCATCAACTACCTGCGCGTTCGCGAATGGCAGGATCTGTTCACCCAGCTGCGCCAATTGGCCAAGCCGCTGGGCATTACCGTGGCGGCCGCGCCGATCGATCCGGCGGGCAATGAGGACCAGGTCCACAAGTCGCTGCTGGCCGGGCTGCTGGGGCATATCGGCCTCTACGATGAGCGCAAGCGCGATTACCTGGGCGCGCGCGGCACCCGTTTTGCGATCTTCCCCGGATCGGGGCTGTTCAAGAAGTCCCCCACCTGGGTCATGTCCGCCGAGCTGGTGGAAACTTCGCGGCTCTGGGCCCGGGTGAATGCGGCCATCGCGCCCGAATGGGTGGAAGAAGTGGCCCCGCATCTGCTCAAGCGCACGCACTCCGAACCGCACTGGTCCAAGCGCACCGGATCGGTGATGGGCTATGAGAAGGTCACCCTCTTTGGCCTGCCGATCATTCCCCGCCGCCAGTTCCACTACTGGCGCGTTGATCCTCTCCTGGCGCGCGAGCTGTTCATCCGCCACGCGCTGGTCGAGGGCGATTGGCGGACCCACCACAAGTTCTTCGCCAAGAACCAGGCGCTGCTCGAAGAGGTGGAAGAGCTCGAAACCCGCATGCGCCGGCATGATTTGCGGATCAGCGACGATGACCTCTTCGCGTTCTACGACGCCCGGGTCGGCGCCCAGGTTTATTCCGAGCGGCACTTCGACCGCTGGTGGAAGAAGGCCCGGGCCACCGATCCGGCGCTGCTGGACTTTGATCCCGAAGCCCTGCTGGCCGACGGCGGGGAACTGGACGAAACGCTGTTCCCGACCACCTGGCAGCTTGGTTCCATCCACCTGCCGCTGAGCTACGAATACAACCCTGCCGCCGCCGGCTCCGAGGGCGACGGCGTGTCGCTCAGCGTTCCGGTGGTGTTCTTGAACCAGCTGGATCCGGCGCGATTCGCCTGGCTGATCCCTGGCCTGCGCCACGAGCTGATCACCGCGCTGATCCGCTCCATGCCCAAGTCGATTCGCAAGAACTTCGTGCCCGCCCCGGATGTGGCGGCCAAGGCGCTTGAAATGCTCAACACCGACTTCGATCCGTCCGCCGACGATCTGGCCGAATCCCTGGCGCTGGTATTGCGCCGGCTGCGCGGCATGGTGGTCGACCCGGCGGTCTTCGACTTCGCCACGCTGCCGCCGCACCTGCGCTTTGGCTTCACCATCACCGACGCTTCGGGCAAGGTGCTCGGCCAGGGCGATGACCTGGCCGCCCTGCAGTACAAATTCGCCGCCGCCAACCGGACCGCCCTGGCCAGCGGGGTCAACTCCCCCGGTGCCGGGAAACCCGGCAAGCCCGGCAAGCCCGTGGCTGCTGCCAGCCAGCGCAAGAAGCCCCAGGCTTCGGCGGCCACCGGCGCCTGGGACCAGAAGGCCCTGGAGACCTGGCCGCAGCTGGAGTCCTCGGGCCAGACCCTGGGCGATACCCTGCCGGCCAAGGTGACCACCACCGTGATGGGCCAGCAAATCACCGCCTACCCGGGGCTGGACGATAACGGCAGCACCGTGGACTTGACGGTCTTCCGCAGCGAAGCCGAGCGCGATGCCGCCCACCGCTCCGGCGTGATCCGATTGCTGATGCTGCGCCTGCCGCCAGCGGCAAAATTCGTGATCTCGCACCTGAACAACGCGGAGAAGCTGGTCTTCACGCAGAACCCGCATGGCTCGATCGACAAATTGATCGCCGACTGCACCATGGCCGCGGTCGATCAGCTGGTTCCCGAGTCGCTGCCGATGAACCGGGCAGGCTTCGAGGCCCTCTTTGAAGCGGTGCGAGCCGAGCAGATCGACACCATCTTCACGATCACCGCGATCGTGGCCAAGGTGTTCGGCGCCTCCACCCGCATCAACAAGGATTTGAAGAGCACCAAGTCCCTGGCCATGTTCGCGGCGGTCACCGATATCCGTTCGCAGCTGGAGCAGCTGATTTATCCGGGGTTCATCGCCGCCACGGGAGCGGCGAATCTGATGCGCCTGCCGCGCTATGTGGCCGGCGTCGAAAAGCGCCTGGAGAAGCTGCGCGCCGGCGCTGTCACCCGCGACTCGCAGGCGCTGGTGATCATCCAGAAGCTCGAAGACGAGTACGACAACGCGCTGGAGAAGGTGCCGCAGGGCGCGCGCGTCCCGGCGCTGCTGGCGCAGGTGAAGTGGATGCTGGAGGAAATGCGCATCTCGCTCTTTGCCCAGGAGCTGGGGACGGCCTATTCGGTGAGCGAAAAGCGCATCCGCAAGGCGATGAAGGACGGGCTGGCGCAGCTGTAG
- a CDS encoding ABC transporter substrate-binding protein yields MKSFTAMKFAAIAAAGALALTACGGSGDGGAAAGGDDAVKIGISQFVSHPSLDAVVTGFKAGMEEAGYTGDKIEYDMNNAETDQATNTSIAGKLAADSDIDLVLAVATPSAQAAAQAITNVPVLFSAVTDPVDAKLVASSEAPGANVTGTSDMNPVDEQLQLLKDLVPDAKKVGIVYSSGEANSAVQVKMAEEAAKSLGLTIEKAAVSASSEVQQAASSLDVDAYYVPTDNAVVSALEGLLQVAEKNNVPVISADGESVKRGATATYGINYEKLGEQTAAMAVKILKGEAEPATLPVENISEVDLYLNEKAAKKVGVEFTDEMKKEAVEVY; encoded by the coding sequence ATGAAGAGCTTCACCGCCATGAAATTCGCTGCAATTGCAGCAGCTGGTGCACTGGCCTTGACCGCTTGTGGCGGCAGTGGCGACGGGGGCGCTGCTGCTGGCGGCGATGACGCCGTCAAGATCGGCATTTCCCAGTTCGTCTCGCACCCTTCGCTTGACGCTGTAGTTACCGGTTTCAAGGCTGGCATGGAAGAAGCCGGCTACACCGGCGACAAGATCGAATACGACATGAACAACGCCGAAACCGATCAGGCAACCAACACCTCGATCGCCGGCAAGCTCGCTGCCGATTCGGATATCGACCTGGTTTTGGCAGTTGCCACCCCTTCGGCCCAGGCTGCAGCGCAGGCGATCACCAACGTTCCAGTGCTCTTCTCCGCGGTCACCGACCCGGTAGATGCCAAGCTGGTAGCCTCCAGCGAAGCGCCCGGCGCCAACGTCACCGGCACCTCGGACATGAACCCGGTCGACGAGCAGCTGCAGCTGCTCAAGGACCTGGTGCCGGACGCCAAGAAGGTCGGAATCGTCTACTCCTCGGGTGAAGCCAACTCGGCTGTCCAGGTGAAGATGGCTGAGGAAGCGGCCAAGTCCCTGGGCCTGACCATCGAGAAGGCCGCAGTATCGGCATCGAGCGAAGTCCAGCAGGCTGCCAGCTCGCTGGATGTGGATGCATACTACGTGCCAACCGATAACGCAGTGGTTTCCGCTCTGGAAGGCCTGCTGCAGGTCGCCGAGAAGAACAACGTCCCGGTGATCTCCGCTGATGGCGAGTCCGTCAAGCGCGGCGCCACGGCAACCTACGGAATCAACTACGAGAAGCTGGGCGAGCAGACCGCCGCCATGGCCGTGAAGATCCTCAAGGGCGAAGCCGAACCGGCAACCCTGCCAGTGGAGAACATCTCCGAGGTTGATCTCTACCTGAATGAAAAGGCCGCCAAGAAGGTCGGCGTTGAATTCACCGATGAGATGAAGAAGGAAGCCGTCGAGGTTTACTAA
- a CDS encoding ABC transporter permease, which translates to MITAVELGLIYAIMALGVYLTFRILDFPDLTVDGSFTTGAAVASVGIVNGMNPWLATVLAFFAGMVAGVITGLLHTKGKIDGLLAGILTMIALYSINLRIMGKANTPLLGEQTLISPMRASGILGSWASVAIFFAVCLAFVAVIVWFLHTELGMAMRATGDNQEMIRSFGVSTDNQKILGLALSNGLVALSGAVIAQYQGFADIGMGIGLILIGLASVIVGQAIFTQRYIWLAAIAVVFGAVIYRLVIQLALSAGLQVNDMKLISAVLVVVALLLPKWKGFQKIIKTFTKRPQPVTESKEEVRTNA; encoded by the coding sequence ATGATCACAGCGGTTGAACTCGGCCTGATTTACGCCATCATGGCGCTCGGGGTGTACCTGACCTTCCGTATCCTGGACTTTCCCGACCTGACTGTCGATGGCAGCTTCACCACCGGTGCCGCCGTTGCCTCGGTCGGCATCGTGAACGGGATGAACCCATGGCTGGCCACGGTGCTGGCCTTCTTCGCCGGCATGGTTGCCGGTGTCATCACCGGCCTGCTGCATACCAAGGGCAAGATTGATGGCCTGCTCGCCGGTATTTTGACCATGATCGCACTGTACTCGATTAACCTGCGCATCATGGGCAAGGCCAATACGCCGCTGCTCGGGGAACAGACCCTGATCAGCCCGATGCGTGCCTCGGGCATCCTCGGATCCTGGGCATCGGTCGCGATTTTCTTCGCCGTGTGCCTGGCATTTGTTGCGGTGATCGTCTGGTTCCTGCACACCGAATTGGGCATGGCCATGCGCGCCACCGGCGACAACCAGGAAATGATCCGCTCCTTCGGCGTGAGCACCGACAACCAGAAAATCCTGGGACTGGCGCTGTCCAATGGCCTGGTGGCGCTGTCCGGCGCGGTCATCGCCCAGTACCAGGGCTTCGCCGATATCGGCATGGGCATTGGCCTGATCCTGATCGGCTTGGCTTCGGTCATCGTCGGCCAGGCCATCTTCACCCAGCGCTACATCTGGCTCGCTGCCATCGCCGTGGTCTTCGGCGCGGTGATCTACCGCCTGGTCATCCAGCTGGCACTCTCGGCCGGCCTGCAGGTCAACGACATGAAGCTGATTTCCGCGGTGCTCGTGGTGGTCGCACTGCTGCTGCCGAAGTGGAAGGGCTTCCAGAAGATCATCAAGACCTTCACGAAGCGCCCGCAACCCGTTACCGAATCCAAGGAAGAGGTTCGCACCAATGCTTGA
- a CDS encoding ABC transporter ATP-binding protein, translating into MLEIKNLSRTFFPGTVNERKALRNINLNLADGEFVTVIGSNGAGKSTVLNMVAGKLQPDAGSVAIGGKNVTKLADYQRAKYIGRVFQDPMAGTAPTMSIEENMALAYARGRFRGLGLGVGAKRRELFVEELKSLELGLEKRLKTKVGLLSGGQRQALSLLMATFSKPKILLLDEHTAALDPQRAALVSRLTKEIVERHQLTTLMVTHNMEQALALGTRLIMMHDGQIILDLNQEEKSKMTVKDLLDEFGKIKGAQLDDKTMLQ; encoded by the coding sequence ATGCTTGAAATCAAGAACCTGTCGCGTACGTTCTTCCCCGGAACCGTGAACGAGCGCAAGGCACTGCGCAACATCAATCTGAACCTGGCTGACGGCGAATTCGTCACCGTTATCGGCTCCAATGGCGCTGGCAAGTCCACGGTGCTGAATATGGTGGCAGGCAAGCTGCAGCCGGATGCCGGCTCGGTAGCCATCGGCGGCAAGAATGTCACCAAGCTGGCCGACTACCAGCGCGCCAAATACATCGGCCGCGTTTTCCAGGACCCGATGGCCGGAACCGCCCCGACCATGTCCATCGAGGAGAACATGGCCCTGGCCTACGCCCGCGGGCGTTTCCGCGGCCTGGGCCTGGGTGTGGGAGCCAAGCGCCGGGAACTGTTTGTCGAGGAGCTCAAGAGCCTGGAACTCGGGCTGGAAAAGCGCCTGAAGACCAAGGTGGGGCTGCTCTCCGGCGGCCAGCGCCAGGCGCTGAGCCTGCTCATGGCGACGTTCTCCAAGCCGAAGATCCTGCTGCTTGATGAGCACACCGCCGCCCTGGATCCGCAGCGTGCGGCGCTGGTCTCGCGCTTGACCAAGGAAATTGTGGAACGCCACCAGCTGACCACCCTGATGGTCACGCACAATATGGAACAGGCGCTCGCCCTGGGCACCCGCTTGATCATGATGCACGATGGGCAGATCATCCTGGATTTGAACCAGGAGGAGAAGTCCAAGATGACCGTCAAGGACCTGCTCGACGAGTTCGGGAAGATCAAGGGCGCACAGCTCGACGACAAGACCATGCTCCAGTAA